Part of the Geminocystis sp. M7585_C2015_104 genome, CTTATCCGCCTCTGCAACTTGCCATTTTTTCCCCTTATAAAATCCCATGACAGTAGCAATATGAACTGCAAAACAGCCTTGGCAACCTCCCACTGTCGCCCCAAGAGAGAATATTCATCCCTTTGGTTATTTTTGTGACTAAATCCTCTCATTCCTTTCCTACATTGGGAAGAGTAATGGTAAAGGTGTTCTGATAGCAACCACTTTCCACTTTCGGCACACTGGAAACTGTAATAGCCCCATTTAAATTATCCACCCACAACTTCACTAATGCTAGTCCCAGCCCTGTACCACTATTGGTTACATTTGCGACCCTTTCCCCCTGGTAAAAGGGCGTAAATAATCGCTCTTGTTCCTTCTGAGATATTTCACTACCACAGTTGGTTATCCTAATAACTGTTGACGATTCTTCTGGTAATATTTCTAAGAATATCTTTGTTTTCTCCTCAGAAAATTTAATAGCATTTTGTAACAATTCCTTGAGGATTGATTCCAGAATATTAAAATCACTATATATATGCTTTTGCCTTATAATTTGCACTAATTCCAGCTGCTTTTCCTGCAAATTTTCCCTGAAGTTATTGGCCAGATTTTGCAGTAACTCCTCCCAGGATATTTTTTGGGCATAAATCGTAAGTTTATTCTCCCGCAGATTTTGAAGGTTAAGTAGATTTTCCACTAGGGCAATTTCTTTATCGCATTCTTTGGCCAAAATTTCTAAATAATTAGCTATTCTTTCCTCTTTGTTTATCAGTTTTAGCATCTTAATGCCCATCTTCATATTGGCCAGGGGCGTCTTTAAAGCATCACTTAGACTGGCAATAAATTGCTCCTTCATCTGATTAGCTTTCCTTAATTCCTCCACATATTTGCGCAGTTTTTGTCCTAACTTGGCCTGCACCTCTAGACTCACCTGTAGTTGGGATGTTCTTTCCTGTACCAAAGACTGTACCTTCGCCAAAGTTTGTTGATTAATCATGGCAGTGGCAATTTGTTTTGCCATCCACTTAACTACTTCTGTTTCTGCTGCTTGCCAACGTCTGTTATGCTTATTTTCTACCACCAATAAACCCAGAGTAATAGGCCTGGAAATTTCGGGGTTTCTTGCGTTAAAGATAGGGCAGATCAGAAGTGACTTTAGCCAGTTATAATCGAAAATCTCTTTTAATTCCTTTTCCTGGTTTAATCCCTCTAGGGATTCTAGCTCTTTTTTACTACATATTTTAACAATATCAGGAGCTTTTTGCCAACCATAGAAAGTCAAAAACGACTCAGATATATGGTAAGAAAAATTTGTTTCAATGCCTCCAATTTCTTTGGCAGAAGTGTAGTGAAAAAAGACCTCAACAGTGGTGGAACTTTTAACGTCTTGGGGGGAGTGAAAAGAGAAATTGTTGTATTTGAATTTCAACCCCAAGAGACGCTCAAATTTAAGAACTTTGGCGGTGTTAATAATTTCAGGCTCAAAAACAGAATCCATTGAGTGGGGGAAAACAAACAATTACAGCTAAGAGTAATTATACCCCCGGTTTAAAAGGTTAACTAATGAAAGGGCAATTTTGCCAGGGGGCTCGCTAAAATGAAAAAGTAGTTACGGACAAGAATGCCCCATGGACACTATTGTAATTCCCAAGTACTCCCTCGACAGGGATTGTACCACCCTGTCCCGTCACATTCTCCAACAATTAAACAACTATTCCGGTGAAGCCCAGGACCTGAGTGCTATAATGGGCCGGATAGGCTTAGCGGGAAAACTAATCGCCCGTCGTCTTAGTCGTGCCGGCTTGATGGACAATGTCTTGGGGTTTACGGGGGAGAGTAACATCCAAGGGGAGTTGGTGAAGAAAATGGACGTTTATGCCAACGAAGTGTTTATATCTGTTTTCAAACATAGTGGTCTAGTATGTAGACTAGCCTCAGAGGAGATGGAAAAACCGTTTTATATACCGGAAAATTGCCCCATTGGACGTTACACCCTATTGTACGACCCCATTGACGGCTCTTCCAACGTGGATATAAATCTAAATGTAGGCTCAATTTTCTCCATCAGACAACAAGAAGGGGAAGACTTAGACGGCAAGGCAGAAGACTTGTTACAGGATGGGAGGAAACAGGTAGCAGCGGGGTATATCCTCTATGGCCCGGCTACTGTGTTGGTATATACCATGGGCAGAGGGGTACACTCCTTCCTTTTAGATCCTAGTTTAGGGGAGTTTATTCTGGCAGAGGAAAATATCCGTATCCCCGAACATGGTTCAGTGTACAGTGTTAACGAGGGGAATTTCTGGCACTGGGATGAGGGATACCGTAATTATATCCGTTATGTCCACCGTCACGAAGGCTATACAGGGCGTTACACTGGTGCTTTGGTGGCAGATGTCCATCGCATTCTCACCCAAGGGGGCGTATTTTTGTACCCCGGCAGCACAGATAAACCAGAGGGGAAACTCAGACTCTTGTACGAAGTAGCCCCTCTTGCTTTTATAATTGAACAGGCTGGGGGCAAGGCCACCAATGGGCGAGAGAATATACTAGACATAGTACCAAAAAGTCTGCACCAGCGGACTCCTGTTATTCTGGGTAGCCCTAAAGATGTAGAGTTAGTACAATCCTTCCTTCTCTGAGGGGGTTAGGCATGTGGGGGCGGGGGTAGATGAAGAGACTACCAGGGGTGCGCCCGCCTTCCATTTACTTGAGAAAATTTACTAATAAATAGGATGAGAAAAAGGGAAGAGGAGGCGGGGTGTAGGAGTTTATGACTACAAACACCCATCAATCAGAAACCCTCAAGGGGCAAGGGACTTGTGATTTATATTAGCCCCTGCTTATTCCTCCATAGGGAAGATGCCATCGGCCATTTCTACTTCTTCCTCAGTGGAGGTGGTGCTGGTGAGACTGACGTTTTTGATTTCCAACTCGGCTTTGACTTTTTTTTCAATAGCCTCTGCGATGTCGGGATTGTCTTCTAGGTACTTAACAGCATTGTCTCTGCCCTGAGCGATGTTTTCCCCTTCGTAGCTATACCATGTTCCCCTGCGAGTGATTATACCAGTTTTTTCTGCCAGGTCCAAAAGACAACCCACCCTGGATATACCCGAACCGAAGATAATATCAAATTCTGCCACCCGGAAAGGGGGGGCTACCTTATTTTTAGCAACCTTTACCTTGGCCCTTATCCCGTATTCTCCGTCAGTGCCCCTTTTAAGGGTTTGAACACGACGAATATCTAGTCTTACAGAAGCGTAGAATTTCAGGGCAGTGCCCCCTGTAGTTACTTCTGGGTTACCATAGCTGACACCAATTTTTTGACGTAATTGGTTGAGGAAGATGACCGTTGCCCCGGATTTACCTATGTTGCCGGCAATTTTCCGCAACGCTTTACTCATCAAACGGGCCTGTAATCCAACCTGATTGTCACTCATTTCCCCCTCAATTTCTGCCCGAGGCACCAGGGCCGCTACTGAATCTACTACAACTATGTCTACAGCTGCACTACGAACTAGCTGGTCTACGATTTCTAGGGCGGCTTCCCCATGATCTGGTTGTGCCACCAGCAAATTGTCCACATCTACCCCCAAGGCAGCAGCATAGGCCGGATCTAATGCATGTTCTGCATCCACGAAAGCGGCAACGCCTCCACTTTTCTGCACTTCGGCGATGGCATGTAGGGCAAGGGTAGTTTTCCCGGAACTTTCTGGGCCATAGATTTCGATAATCCTGCCCTTAGGATAGCCGCCACCCATGGCCAAATCTAGAGTCAGGGCGCCACTGGGGATGGTTTCCACCTTCATTTTTGTGGCATCCCCCAAACGCATAATAGAGCCCTTGCCAAAATTCCTCTCTATTTGGCTTAGTACCAAATTTAGTGCCTTTTCCCTTTCGGGATTGTGAGTAACTGTACTTGTTGCCATAGCTGCGCTGACGCCTCTTAATTATAGTGTGCTCCTCTTTCCCCGACACCACTCGTCTTCCAGACTCCCCAGTCGACTGTTGTCCTCCACCAGTTGGTGCCCAGGGGTATTAACATCCTATCTCAATTTTCCCCGATTTGCCATTCTCTCTGTATTATTTGTGTAAACAAATAAATGGAACCAGGGTAACTGCCAGTAAAAGCATCAGTGAGGAAAGGGCTATTCCTGCCCTTTCAAGTTTTTTCAGCAAGGGCAACACCTGGTGCTGGAATACTAGTTTATCCCGGTAGTGCAATTCTACGGGCTTTTCCCACACCTGGCCGTCATACCAGCTAGATTCCTCGTAGACTATGAAGCTTTTTACTAGGCGATCTCCTACATAACGCCATCCCAGGTATAGACGAATCAAGACAAAGGCCACAAATAGACAACCCCCTAGGCTACTTGCCACCAGAAAACTCAGGGTTTGCCGAGAGGGAGTAAAACTGGCGGCGGCAATGGGGGCACAAATTAATAGACTACCTCCCCATACCCATAATAGTTTCCTTATAAATGGCCCCCATGGCAAACTCGCCCAACTGAAAAACCAAGACTGTTTCAACTCCTGGTATTCATTAATAGGCAATTGTTCCTGGGGCACCGGACAAGTCCTGGTGGGTTGTTCACTCATAAATCCCCTATCTATACGGCCACATTTAAGTCAACTGGAACTGAGGAGTATATATAACCCTTTCTGCCCCTCCCCAAAAGGCTTCCAGGTTGTAGTATCTTCTTACTTCCGGCAGGAAAATATGGACAATTACATCCCCATAGTCATGGAGAATCCAGTTACCCTCATTTTTCCCCTCAATCCGCAGTGGTGTTAGCCGGAATTTTTCCTCTATTTTTGTTTCAATGGAGTTAGATATTGCCTTCAACTGCGGTTGGGAAAAACCCGTCATTATCACGAAATAGTCCGTCACATAAGATAGTTTTTCCACATTCAACAGGACAATATCTTCTGCCTTGCGCTCGTCTCCTGCAGCGGCAATAGCCAAAGCCAATTCCTTGCTATCTACTTTTGGGCGTTTTTCTAGTTCTAGTCTCCCTTCAGTCATTCACTCCCTAACTATTTTTTTTTCTACTATTATATCATCCTCCTTCCCGGTGGCATCCTCCCTTTATATTTTTTAATTTATGCTTATCGGGGGGCATCACTTGGCGATCCCCCCGCAATTTCAGTTAAAAGGAAATAGAAAAATACGGATATACGAACTTTAAATTTCTCGAATACCGAACTTCACACTCCCAGAAACAATTGTACAATGAAGGTGTCAGGTAAGAGGAGAACGCCAAGATTTGGGGTTTTCTCCAGTTACCTGATTTTCACAAGTTTGACCATTTTTATAAGATGAAAAAAAGATTAAGAAGAGGAGGTAACCATATGGCATTGGTACGTTGGGACCCTTTCCGGGAAATTGAAATGGTAAGACGTCAAATGGACCGTTTATTTGATGAACTAATGCCCACTCTAAGAGAACCAGTGGACAGAATGTCCTTTGTTCCCGCCGCGGAATTGGAAGAAACTGGGGATGCTTTCCACCTGAAATTAGAAATTCCCGGCATTGATCCCAAAGACTTGAATGTAGAAGTGTCCGCAGACTCCGTAAGCATTAGTGGGGAAAGAAGAGAGGAAACCAGAAGTGAAGAAAAAGGTGTAACTCGCACTGAATTCCGTTATGGCAAATTCCAAAGAGTAATTCCTCTCTCCACTCGCATTCAAACTGACAAAGTACAAGCAGAGTACAAGAATGGTATCCTCAAATTAACTCTCCCCAAAGCGGAGGAAGAAAAACACAAAGTAGTCAAAATTAACGTGGTTTGATTCCTAGACGAGGTACATCCTCTTGTTTGAATAATCCCTGGAGGTGGTAGGAGAGAGGATGAAAAATTCCCCCCCTATTCCCACCTCTATTTATGTAGCTAATTAGGAGTAATAAACTATGACATCCCCCTACGCTAAACCGCCAGAAAAATGCGTCTCTGCCACCTTTAAGGAGGAGAAAAAGCTAGAAGATGCCATCAGGCGCCTCTTGAATCGAGGAGTGCCCAAGGAGAATATCTCCATTATTGGTCGTAATTTCCAATCCCAGTCCCGTATTACTGGCTTTTTGACCAAAAAAGACGTTATCCTGGATGGCCTTACCAGCGGCGCCATCTACGGCTCCCTCTTCGGCTCCCTTTTAAGTCTGTTGACGGGGGTGGGAGTACTGTTTATCCCCTTCATCGGTGCTGTGGTGGCCGCAGGACCATTGGCAGCAGCCTTACTGGGGGCTACCAGTGGCGCTCTATATGGGGCCCTAGGCGCAGGCTTGGGCTCGGCCTTAATCTCCCTGGGCATGCCTCAGGATAAGGCGGCCATCTATCAAACCCGTGTTCAAGCAGGAGAGTTCCTCTTGGTGGTAGAGGTGCCAGCGGAGAAATACGGTGAAATCTTCCTCTTACTACAAGCTGCCGGTGGCGAGGAAGTGGCCGTCACCGACATGCAAATACCCCGTCAACCAGAGGGGACCCTCACTAGCAATGAACAGATTTCCCCAGAAATGAGGGCAGACCTCTCTGAAGAGGCTCAGAGTGAATTCCTCCAGACCTACAACCAGTCCCTCCAACAGTCCAATGACATCACCAAGGCCCTATTTAAGGCTTGGGAAAGGATAAAAAGCCTTTTTGAGCGGGACGAGAATGGGACTTATTCCAAACGTAAGTCTGATTAGTCAGTGGTGGGGGGTTTTGGGGGCATTAGTCAATTCCCGGTAATGGGGTGAAGAAAGGCGTACTTGTCAATCCATGGCAGTAGGGGTGACCATATTGCTAGGGGCCTTTGCCCTCAAGGGGGATTGTTTGGCGATTGGAGGTAGTGACAATGGGCATGGGTACTGACTTCAAAGACTATTATGAAATTCTAGGTGTAAGTAAAAACGCCACCACGGAGGAAATCAAAAAGGCATACCGTCGTCTAGCCCGGAAGTACCATCCTGACCTCAATCCGGGAGACAAGGAGGCAGAAAGAAAATTCAAGGAGATCAACGAAGCCCATGAGGTTTTGTCTGATCCGGAAAAACGTCGCAAATACGACCAGTTTGGCCAGTATTGGCAACAGGCGGAAAGAGGTCAGGGGGTAGGATTTGGCAACTTCGACTTCGACTTCAGTGGCTATACCAGTTTTGATGACTTCATCAACGAGTTACTGGGTCGTTTCGCCGGCGGTAGGGGAAGGCGAGTATATACCTATCGTACCAGTGGCCCAGGAGGCTTTCGAGAATATGTAGAATTCGGTGGCGGTGATCCTTTCTCTACCTTCACTGAAACTACCCCCCAAGATGCAGAGGCTAGCATCTCCCTAAGCTTCTCCGAGGCTTTTAGGGGTACTCAAAAACGTTTACAAATAGGTTCGGAAACCGTCACCGTCAGAATTCCACCTGGCGCTAAACCTGGTAGTCGTATCCGCCTCAGAGGTAAAGGACGACTCAATCCCTTCACTGGCGAAAGGGGAGATTTATACCTTACCATCGAATTACAGCCTCACCCCTTCTTCAAATTCGACGGTGATAACCTCACCTGTGAAATCCCTATAACCCCAACAGAGGCGGTGCTTGGCGCCACCATCGACGTGCCCACCCCCGACGGCAAGGTGAAAATGACTATCCCAGCCGGCGTCGACTCCGGACAACTGTTGCGTCTCCGTGGTAAGGGTTGGCGGAATCCTAAGGGCGATCGCACCGACCTACTGGTTAGGGTGAAAATCGTCACCCCCAAAAACCTCTCCCCCATGGAAAGGGAATACTACGAAAAACTACAAAAATTCCAAAACTTCGATCCCCGTCAAAACATAGTCAACATAAGCCTCTGAGCCCCCCAGTTATTATTTTCTAGAGCCGTTAACTTCGTTAAAAATGATTTATCTTCCCGTCACTGTCTTACTGTTTCTGATTTTTATCCTCCTTTTGCCCTTCTTCTGGATAGCTATTGCCCTGGATGTAGTGGAGATAGCAGTGGCCAAACTGGGCTTTTCCCCCGCGGTGGCTTTTTTTCTTTTTATGTCTGTAATTCTGGGTAGCACAATCAATATACCCCTCTATGAAAGGGTATCCCAGATAGCCCTAATGCCCGATTTTATCGACCTCTGGCTAGCCCGGTTTTGGGGTATTCCCCTGAGGCAGATTGAACAAAAAACCATTGTAGCCCTCAATGTAGGCGGCGGCCTAATCCCTACCCTGCTGGCTATCTACCAGTTTACCCGTGCCAACCCCCTATTCATCCTTTTTACCACTGCTATCGTCACCTTTGTCAGCTATTATTCCGCTCAAATAGTGCCTGGGATAGGGATACAAATGAATGCATTGGTAGCACCTCTCACCGCCGCTATGGTATCCCTCCTGTTAACTGGTGGCGAGGGGGCACCCCCCATTGCCTTTGCCGGGGGCGTCTTGGGCACTCTTATCGGTGCTGATTTGTTACACCTGCCTGAAATAGAACGTATGACTCCCGGTGTCCTCAGTATCGGCGGGGCGGGCGTATTCGATGGTATTGCCCTCTGCGGCTTGTTTGCCCTTCTTCTCACCTGATTTTCCCCCTCCAATAATTGTTAAAGTATAAGTGTTAAGTTTTGCAACAGGACTTATCCCATCATGTTGGAACTATATCAATTTGAACTATCTCAGTACTCCGAAAAAGTTAGACTTATCCTGGACTACAAGGGGTTAGAATACAAGAAGATCGAAGTTACTCCCGGTATTGGTCAACTGGAAGTATTTAGAATTTCGGGACAACGACAAGTACCGGTATTAAAGGATGGCGACACGGTAATAGCCGACTCCACCGCCATCGCCTTTTATTTGGAGCGCAAATACCCTGAAAGGCCTATAAT contains:
- the fbp gene encoding class 1 fructose-bisphosphatase, translated to MDTIVIPKYSLDRDCTTLSRHILQQLNNYSGEAQDLSAIMGRIGLAGKLIARRLSRAGLMDNVLGFTGESNIQGELVKKMDVYANEVFISVFKHSGLVCRLASEEMEKPFYIPENCPIGRYTLLYDPIDGSSNVDINLNVGSIFSIRQQEGEDLDGKAEDLLQDGRKQVAAGYILYGPATVLVYTMGRGVHSFLLDPSLGEFILAEENIRIPEHGSVYSVNEGNFWHWDEGYRNYIRYVHRHEGYTGRYTGALVADVHRILTQGGVFLYPGSTDKPEGKLRLLYEVAPLAFIIEQAGGKATNGRENILDIVPKSLHQRTPVILGSPKDVELVQSFLL
- the recA gene encoding recombinase RecA, with the translated sequence MATSTVTHNPEREKALNLVLSQIERNFGKGSIMRLGDATKMKVETIPSGALTLDLAMGGGYPKGRIIEIYGPESSGKTTLALHAIAEVQKSGGVAAFVDAEHALDPAYAAALGVDVDNLLVAQPDHGEAALEIVDQLVRSAAVDIVVVDSVAALVPRAEIEGEMSDNQVGLQARLMSKALRKIAGNIGKSGATVIFLNQLRQKIGVSYGNPEVTTGGTALKFYASVRLDIRRVQTLKRGTDGEYGIRAKVKVAKNKVAPPFRVAEFDIIFGSGISRVGCLLDLAEKTGIITRRGTWYSYEGENIAQGRDNAVKYLEDNPDIAEAIEKKVKAELEIKNVSLTSTTSTEEEVEMADGIFPMEE
- a CDS encoding ChaB family protein, whose translation is MTSPYAKPPEKCVSATFKEEKKLEDAIRRLLNRGVPKENISIIGRNFQSQSRITGFLTKKDVILDGLTSGAIYGSLFGSLLSLLTGVGVLFIPFIGAVVAAGPLAAALLGATSGALYGALGAGLGSALISLGMPQDKAAIYQTRVQAGEFLLVVEVPAEKYGEIFLLLQAAGGEEVAVTDMQIPRQPEGTLTSNEQISPEMRADLSEEAQSEFLQTYNQSLQQSNDITKALFKAWERIKSLFERDENGTYSKRKSD
- a CDS encoding Hsp20/alpha crystallin family protein encodes the protein MALVRWDPFREIEMVRRQMDRLFDELMPTLREPVDRMSFVPAAELEETGDAFHLKLEIPGIDPKDLNVEVSADSVSISGERREETRSEEKGVTRTEFRYGKFQRVIPLSTRIQTDKVQAEYKNGILKLTLPKAEEEKHKVVKINVV
- a CDS encoding J domain-containing protein produces the protein MGMGTDFKDYYEILGVSKNATTEEIKKAYRRLARKYHPDLNPGDKEAERKFKEINEAHEVLSDPEKRRKYDQFGQYWQQAERGQGVGFGNFDFDFSGYTSFDDFINELLGRFAGGRGRRVYTYRTSGPGGFREYVEFGGGDPFSTFTETTPQDAEASISLSFSEAFRGTQKRLQIGSETVTVRIPPGAKPGSRIRLRGKGRLNPFTGERGDLYLTIELQPHPFFKFDGDNLTCEIPITPTEAVLGATIDVPTPDGKVKMTIPAGVDSGQLLRLRGKGWRNPKGDRTDLLVRVKIVTPKNLSPMEREYYEKLQKFQNFDPRQNIVNISL
- a CDS encoding CGLD27 family protein is translated as MSEQPTRTCPVPQEQLPINEYQELKQSWFFSWASLPWGPFIRKLLWVWGGSLLICAPIAAASFTPSRQTLSFLVASSLGGCLFVAFVLIRLYLGWRYVGDRLVKSFIVYEESSWYDGQVWEKPVELHYRDKLVFQHQVLPLLKKLERAGIALSSLMLLLAVTLVPFICLHK
- a CDS encoding HAMP domain-containing histidine kinase; translated protein: MDSVFEPEIINTAKVLKFERLLGLKFKYNNFSFHSPQDVKSSTTVEVFFHYTSAKEIGGIETNFSYHISESFLTFYGWQKAPDIVKICSKKELESLEGLNQEKELKEIFDYNWLKSLLICPIFNARNPEISRPITLGLLVVENKHNRRWQAAETEVVKWMAKQIATAMINQQTLAKVQSLVQERTSQLQVSLEVQAKLGQKLRKYVEELRKANQMKEQFIASLSDALKTPLANMKMGIKMLKLINKEERIANYLEILAKECDKEIALVENLLNLQNLRENKLTIYAQKISWEELLQNLANNFRENLQEKQLELVQIIRQKHIYSDFNILESILKELLQNAIKFSEEKTKIFLEILPEESSTVIRITNCGSEISQKEQERLFTPFYQGERVANVTNSGTGLGLALVKLWVDNLNGAITVSSVPKVESGCYQNTFTITLPNVGKE
- the rsfS gene encoding ribosome silencing factor, producing MTEGRLELEKRPKVDSKELALAIAAAGDERKAEDIVLLNVEKLSYVTDYFVIMTGFSQPQLKAISNSIETKIEEKFRLTPLRIEGKNEGNWILHDYGDVIVHIFLPEVRRYYNLEAFWGGAERVIYTPQFQLT
- a CDS encoding DUF1614 domain-containing protein, with protein sequence MIYLPVTVLLFLIFILLLPFFWIAIALDVVEIAVAKLGFSPAVAFFLFMSVILGSTINIPLYERVSQIALMPDFIDLWLARFWGIPLRQIEQKTIVALNVGGGLIPTLLAIYQFTRANPLFILFTTAIVTFVSYYSAQIVPGIGIQMNALVAPLTAAMVSLLLTGGEGAPPIAFAGGVLGTLIGADLLHLPEIERMTPGVLSIGGAGVFDGIALCGLFALLLT